The Arachis ipaensis cultivar K30076 chromosome B07, Araip1.1, whole genome shotgun sequence genomic interval tcttcgtTTGGCATCTCCCGAGAAGCATTCCGGGGTGTTCGTGAAGCTGTGGTTCTTGTACCGGAGAATGCTAAGAATGGAGCTGACACATTGAAGGGTAACAAAATGCCGAATGTGATTCTGAAGAGCGAAAGGAATAATCCCAGGGGTAGCCACAAGAACATAGCTAGAGAAGAAGCAGGGGTGGGCCTGAAAGCCATTCTTCCATCATGGAAGATCAGTTTCTTTGGGTACTTTTCTCTTGGAACTGCATGCCAGTTTCTTCTTTCATCTGAATTCAACATTAAATAACCCTCCTgccgaaaaagaaaaagacaatagCTACTGAGAATGTTATTTAGGATTTTTAGCATAAAAAAATTGTTTACTCCTTCCCTCCGTTTATACATGTCAACAACTTAGATCGACAAGTGTTTTAGAAGCGTTGATATTCCAGTCATTTTAAACATTGATCTTTCTTATAAACTGCATATATAGTTGAGATCTACCGCTAAAATTACTAGAATATTAATAATGCTGAAACATTTGAAAATTATCAAGATATAAATGCACACCAAAAGTAACTTGCATTTGGAAGGAGGGAGTAAACAAATAACATGACTATGGTTCAACGAcattttcttgtgttttttttttttttttcctctcaAAAATGGCCAAACCTTGAAAAAGGGGGAAAGTTCTTGGTCGTGAATGTACTCAAAAGTGCTATCTTTAGTACAAACAAAATCTTCTTGTGAAAGGCTGGTAATGCTATTTCCCTTCTTTTCCTCAAACAAACCCAAAAAGTACCCATTCAATGATTTTAGCTCTCTTGCTACAACTTCTTCAACTCCTAAATAGTCTCTCAAGAAGCCTTCAACCATGACCCTAGGCAACTTAGTAGACACCACCCTTTTCTCATGACACAATCCTGCTCCAAATCCTTCCCACCAAACATCTTCCAAGAAGAATTTCGGAAGAACAGCTGATCCTATTCTGAATGTGTCCTTTTTTATGCCGAAAAAGCATAAGAACACCATAATATACAAACCAAGTTGGTCTTCACCCAAAAGCCACACCAAAGGGTATGAAAGGAACAAGATGAGAGATCTTAATAGCCCACCAGCTTCAAAAGCAACAAGCATGAAGTAAGGGAATAGTGAAGTGGACCTTAACAGAGTACCctcaaaatcaaagaaaaaagttTGAGTTGTAAGTTGTGCATTTTTGTGGACAAGTGAAGTGGCTTTCATCTTGCTGAAGGTATAGAGTTCTTTTTTCGTGCAAGAGAAATGCTATTTGTGGTGCATTGACCGAATTTATATTAGGTACAAAGCATTTGGATGTGCTCAAAAtagctttttcaatttttttttaatgataatATAAGCTGTTTTTGgaagaaaacaagaaattgtGCTTGGTATGgaaaaaaatagtatataaataagacttgataaaattttttgaagtgtttgtgtttttcaaaaatataagcattttgttttgtatttgataaattaaaaatttttatgtttgtatttataatttttaNNNTATTCTGCCTCAAAACATAAAGTAAGGTCCGATAAAAAAAAAGGTCCATCCAAAAAAAAGTAGCCACTTCTAAAGTGCCCGACCTATTAGGAGATTGGATGTGACTAGAAAAGTTTAGTCAATCTCTCCTATTATTTCTATTTCATCTAGAAGGTATATCTCAACAAATTCTCAAGATAAAAAGAACAGTTATCTACCAACAAAGATGAAACTACTCCAAAAAGTGATTatctattctactataaatatacttaCACTTCTCAGTTATATTCAGATCCCAATATACTAAAAGAGATATTCTCCATATCCAAGCAATTTTGGCATCCAAACTCATTCAAGCAATTTTTGGTCACGCGCTTTTTCCGTTTTTCTTCTTTCCTcacgcttcttcttctcttctccccgcgctacttcttcttcttcttcttcttcttcttcttcttcttcttcttcttcttcttcttcgcgttcctcctcctcctcattctcctccttctttttcgcgTTCGTTCTTCTACACGTGTTTTTTCCTTAtcttcattcttttgttgttgttgttgctgtattttttgtctttttctccttctctccctGATGAAGAAGCAATAGAAGGTGAGgaggaagaattttgaattgtgcagaacaGAAATGAGCCAAACAtgttattatggtgaaacaattgtatagtactaaatgaatagAACATTATCAACTATATAATTCAAATTCGAACAGCTTTCCACATAATGAACCGAACaggtactcatggtgaaacaattgtatagtactgagtgaacgaaatataatccattatataaaattaaattcgaacagctttctgcataatgaactgaacacatactcatggtgaaacaattgtatagtattgagtgaacgaaacataatccattatataaaatcaaattcaaacagctttctgcataatgaacccaGCACGTACTCATGGCGAAACAATTGTATAGTGCTGACTAAACAAaatataatccattatataaaattaaatttgaaacacCTTGGactacaatttagagattatcaattcaattcaattcaattcagattcagaacacctgcgtctattcaattcaatttagcaattgcattcTATTCAATTCGATTGAAAAAATAATCCATTATCAAAATGTTGGtattgttggtgatgacgataacgaaagaagaagaagaagaagaagaagaagaagaagaagaagaagaagaagaagaagaagaagaagaagatgatgatgatgatgatgatcggCACCAGCACAGGTCGGACGCTGCCTCATATGGAGTCTGGACTTTACGTTTAGGTCCAAATCACCGTTTCAGGTAATTCTCGAAACAATTagtatctaaaatttaaaataaataaataatttaaaaagaattaatTAATGTTGTCTAAAAGGTTGCATTTGTTTACACGGACAGGACATTAAGACATAAAATCGTGTTTGATAGATGAGATACGGACAGAAATATTTTATCTAGAGAgattgaattagtgtattttgtataTATCATGACAAGGATATAAAAACACTAATaaaggacacaacttatttttttatttttctttcattatttttttaattttttataattatattttttaatattatattttttctcaattttttaataaaaaataaaaataaattatattttcataatttattttattttatcattaaataaaatataaaaacaccaaattttaaatttctattttttagattttattttcggtgtttttttaattctgtttgcGTAATCAAAGGCAGTCAAAAAGATTGGTTATTAAGGTTACGGTTTTTTTACTGAAATGCGCATGAAAAAATCTTTAATTCCCAATATACGCACGGTTTGATTTTCCTCCTCAAATACGCGCTTGGGTCAGCCACGAAATGGTTCTAGACAGCAAGTCAAGCATGGTGAACACGAAATGGTGCATTGGGTCTGACACGGGCTATATCTTTTGTAGCAGACCTTCTGTAGCAGGCACAAGATGGGAGACCTCACCTATGACACACACGAAATAGTGGAATTCATATATGAAGCACACGAAATGGACCAACTCAATACAGGCACACACGAAATGGGCCATTTTTGGTGTGtctctcttgtacttttctttgTGGGTTGTTGTGTTCATGGTTGCTTTCTTGGGTCTTCTTGGTTAtaactttttctatttattaaattaattatgtattacttttatttttttctttataaaattgcaagaaaaaattACTCATAATTAACCATGCCAAAAATTCTTCCATTTTTATGATAATTATAAGAAAAgtggttataattttttttaacaatttgtGATAGTATGAAAGATGTTTATTTATACTAGATTAAGGCACTCAAAGAAAGATTAAGTGTAAatggagtatatatttttttgcatTCATATGGTTTACATACAAAAATTAAGAATGAAGCGATTTTTAAGGTAAAAAAAAGGTATACTTTAAAAGggatgaagagaaaaaaaaaatagtcttAACTTATATGATTTAGTACTCACTACGTACTCTATGATATACTGTACTGTATTCTGACTTGCAATTCGGACTCAACTTTTAACAAACATAAATAGAAAATTCATTATATGCatacattataaataaaaaatttaatttaagagaacaactagggaaccaaaagcatattagccaaaaatcagccaaaatgTGTTTGGGTTCCATAAAAAATCGGGTTTTGGTTTGTGCTCTGTGATCTCAGGAGTGATtttcaaacatattattcaaaaagtgattttaattaaacagttttgtttactttttggctGTCACATTTTagttccatatactttttcaataatttattattaaataataatttattattaaataataaattaaataatattattaaaatggTTGTTGATAAATTTGAAATGGTTTTCACCACTGCCGTGCCTCCAATTCGTGTCTGTTGTCCCTGATTTCATCTGTTCATTTTGATGCTGACAAACTTAAAATAATTTTCCCATTTTATGCCTACCCTAAGTAAAATTGTCCTCCCATTTCGTAGCCACCATGTCAGGAATGATGTGGAAACCCATTTCGTACCTGTCATACTAGAAATGGCACGAcgcattttaaaaaatattttcacatatgcgtattttgaaaattaaaaaatttttcatgcACATTTGAGTAAAAAAACCTTCGGGTTACTCGTACCAATATTTTACTTTTCGAAACAAAACAAACTAGATATGAAGAGTTAAAAATCCTTTCACGGAAGATggacttcaaagttcaaagtgTACTATCCTTTGGCATGAGTTATTTTAACATGCTAGACAATGATGCCTTATCAATCAAATAAATGAACATACAGTACGTGGCTAGCTGTTAATGTCTCCATCGCAATGACTTACTGTAATCTCAATCATCAGCTTCAGCATAGGGTTATTATGtttccttttttccttttttctttttccaaggaGTATATATATTTGAAtagaatattaattaattaatcttttTGCCGTGAAATGATTAGCttgtatttttagaaaaaaacatatacataaaaataattaattaatttttttatttaaaaatatttaattagatTGAATGCAAACTGTCAtagtaaattttagaaggttagatttaacagtgtttgtatagttttctggagtgtttgagaatactctagatggttctggaacgttctagaatgtcctagaaggtcccggaataccctagaaggttctagaagactctggaagctcatagagtattctagaagagtgtagatgtatatagaagtataaagagtggtatggaataatttagaaacatttagagagttgtggtaggatagatatttgtaaagaaggttctggatgattaatctggaccgttgattagatttaatcctaaccatccattgaggaggtggatggctataaataggggtgagagttagagtttgggtatgtgtgaatcatttgtaaccacacttgagcaataaagtgttcttctaCCAAaacttcctttctcttgtgttctcttgtattcttagctttcttgctaagtattgagggttaggctgactaggtcttaactcaagaggttgagtaagtccgagtgctggcacggtagcgttggagtgtgtcaaaggccgtgacaatttggtatcagagcaaggttggagaGGGAGCACAAGTGATTTGTGGGTATGGCTTCTAGTATCACCATGGAGCATATTGAGTTTCAAAGGGGAAGGAATGCTATTCCTTCTCAATGGGGAGGCAAGAAGGTCCGTTCTTCAAGTGAGCCTAGAGGTAAGGACTCTAACTTCCTAGAAGAGAGAGTTTCTGTATTGGAGAatgttctatcctctatggatgagCGTTTCTAAAGGATAGAACATGATAAGGAGACCCTCGAGGCTCACGTGTTAGGAGAACTagatgctttcaaagaaagcatgctccaAATCGAAGAGAAGCTTGAGAATTCCTGAAAGCTATTTGAGGAAGTTCGAGTTTGGTTCGAGGAGGCAAAATCTCGACCAACCATTATAAAGGAGATGACAAAGATTGATCTCCCCAAGCCAAAGGAGTTCAAGGGCGTAAGGGACGCTCGCGAGGTGGAGAACTTCCTATGACAAATGGAGAGGTACTTCGAAAGTCAAGGGGTGGTCGAAGAAGCAATAAAGGTACGCGCTGCAACTCTCTACCTTTCTGATAATGCTACTTTGTGGTAGAGGAGAAAGTGCGTAGATATAGAAAAGGGTACTTGCAACATAGCCACATGGAAAGATTTCAAAAGGGAGTTGAAAAGACAATTCTTCCCTGAGAATGTGGTTTATAAAGCAAGGAAGGAGTTGAGAGAGTTGAAGCACAAGAGTACGATTAGCGACTATGTAAAGGAGTTCACTACTCTCACGCTTCAAATCCCCAACTTAGCATCAGAGGAtgcattgttcttcttcattgatgGACTCCAACCTTGGGCAAAGCAAGAACTACAAAGAAGAAATGTTAAGGATGTCGATGAGGCCATCGTGATGGCCGAATCCCTCATTGAGTATCATAGGGGAGACTCTAAACCCAAGTCATCCTCCAAGCCTAGTTCTACTAAAGGTGGGGAGACAAGGGAAAGAGTTTCTCAACCAAGAAGGAAGGAAAATACTCTTCAATGAAAGAGTACGGAGAAAAGAAAAAGGCTTTCGTGCCCAAAGGAGGATGCTTCGTGTGCAAGGGACCACACCTAATGAAGGATTGTCCCAAGCTAGGGACTTTGGCATCTATCGCCGAGGAACGAGAAGCTCAACTCAAGTAACTGAGTGTGTTGGATCTATCCAACACATGAATGCTGTGAAGGGCAAAGAGGCAAGCACTACAGAAAAGAAAGGCTTGATGTATGTCAAAGCCTTTATCAATGAAAAACCCGTCATGGCTATGATCGACACTGGTGCTACATACAACTTCATCACGCCTGATGAAGCAAAGAGACTTGGGTTGAAGATCACCGAAAAGAATGGCTGGTTCAAACCCGTGAATACCAAGGGTGAACCCCTTAAGGAAGTAGCAAAAGGGGTTGAGATGACTCTTGGTTCTTGGAAGGGCCTTGTAGATTTCTCAATAGCACCcatggacgattttaaaatagtcATCGGGCTCGATTTGCAAAGGAAAGCAAATATAATACCTATGCCATACTACGACGTAGTATGCGTCATGGAGAAAGGGTCTCCATGCATGGTCCCTACAGTCTCTAAAGTTGGCGGACCACCGATACTATCTGCCATGCAACTCAAGAAAGGGTTCAAGAAGGGAGAGACTACATATTTGGCTCTATTACAAGAGGAGTCAACATCCGAAAGAGAAGACGTTCCTCCCAAAATCAAGGAAGtccttgaagaaaataaggatgtgaTGCCTCCCGAGTTGCCAAAACAAGCTAGGTGGCAAGACTTCTTGGCTGAGTTTGATTTCGAATTCGAATACAAGTCAGGCAAGACTAATGTGGTAGCAGATGCGCTGAGTCGCAAGGCTGAGTTAGTGGCCATTTCTATGGTTGAAGGAGATATTATGCATATCATCAAGGAAGGGTTGCATCACGATCCATTAGCCAAGAAGTTGGTGGAGTTGGCTAGAGAAGATAAGACCAAAAGATTTTGGTTAGAAAACGACCTTCTCTACACTAAAGGGAGAAGACTATACGTCCCTAAATGGGaaaatctaagaagaaaattaGTGAGGGAATGCCACGACACCAAGTGGACTGGTCACCAAGGTCAGCGAAGGACCTTGGTACTCAttgaatcttcttattattggcctcaaatgagagatgaagtggagagctatgtgaagacttgtcttgtgtgccaacaagataagattgaaaacaaGATACTAAGCGGGTTGTTGGAACCTCTGCCTCCATCAGAGCGACCGTGGGAAAGTGTCTCTCTAGATTTCATCTCTGCCATACCGAAGTTCGAGGGGTTTGGATCTATTCTCGTGGTAGTGGATCGATTTTCGAAGTATGCTACCTTTATACCTGCCCCTACTGACTGCACTGCAGAGGAAGCAGCACGActattcttcaagaatgtggTGAAGTACTGGGGATTCCCTAAGAACATCATTAGTGATCGAGATCCACGCTTCACAGGACGACTATGGACAGAGCTGTTCAAACTCCTCGGGTCGGAGCTTCATTTCTCAACAAGCTTCCATCCTCAAACCGATGGGCAGATTGAGAGAGTGAATGCCTTACTTGAGTGTTACTTGAGGCATTTTGCAAGCGCTAATAAGAAGGATTGGACAAAACTCCTAGACATTGCTCAATTCTCATACAATCTGCAAAGGAGTGAGTCTACAAGGAAGAGCCCATTCGAGATTGTGACTGGACAACAGTCGCTTACACCtcactctctttctttctcttactCAGGGAAGAGCCCTGGAGCTTATCATATGATTAAGTCATGGGAAGAACAAGCAGATGTCACTCGTTCTTACCTCGACAAAGCTGCtaagaggatgaagaaatgggcagataagaagaggaggcatgcaagctatcaagtgggagACAAGGTAATGATCAAACTTCTTCCACAACAATTCAAAGCCTTTCGCAAGGTTCATAAGGGCTTAATCCGCAAATACGAAGTGCCATTTGAGATCATTGGACGTGTTGGGGAGGTTGCTTACAAAGTACAACTCCCTCCCTCTATGAAGATCCACCCGGTCTTCCATGTGAGTATGCTTAAACCATATCATGGAGACCAAGACGAACCGAGTAGAGGTGACTCAAGTCGCGCTCCGCTTGTGGTAATTAGATCCTTTGATAAAGAAATCGAAGAGATCTTAGCTAATCGCATCGTGCAACGAAGAGGGGGGCCACCAAGTATCCAATACTTGATCAAGTGGAAAGGGCTCCCGTTAACCGAAGCTAGCTGGGAAACTCGCGAAGATCTGTGGCAATTCCAAGAACACCTAGAGCGCTATCATGAACAGAACGCGACGAGGACGTCTGCGCATTAGGTGGGGAAgaatgtcacggtaaattttagaaggttagatttaacagtgtttgtatagttttctggagtatttgagaatactctagatggttccggaacgttctagaatgtcctagaaggtcccggaataccctagaaggttctagaagactctggaaggtcatagagtattctagaagagtgtagatgtatatagaagtataaagagtggtatgaaaaaatttagaaacatttagagagttgtggtaggatagatatttgtaaagaaggttctggatgattaatctggaccgttgattagatttaatcctaaccatccattgaggaggtggatggctataaataggggtgagagttagagtttgggtgtgtgtgaatcatttgtaaccacacttgagcaataaagtgttcttccaccaaaacttcctttctcttgtgttctcttgtattcttaactttcttgctaagtattgagggttaggctgacttggtcttaactcaagaggttgagtaagtctgagtgccggcacggtagtgtt includes:
- the LOC107610126 gene encoding probable glycerol-3-phosphate acyltransferase 2, yielding MKATSLVHKNAQLTTQTFFFDFEGTLLRSTSLFPYFMLVAFEAGGLLRSLILFLSYPLVWLLGEDQLGLYIMVFLCFFGIKKDTFRIGSAVLPKFFLEDVWWEGFGAGLCHEKRVVSTKLPRVMVEGFLRDYLGVEEVVARELKSLNGYFLGLFEEKKGNSITSLSQEDFVCTKDSTFEYIHDQELSPFFKEGYLMLNSDERRNWHAVPREKYPKKLIFHDGRMAFRPTPASSLAMFLWLPLGLFLSLFRITFGILLPFNVSAPFLAFSGTRTTASRTPRNASREMPNEEENKKGILYVCNHRTLLDPLYISYVLDKPLSAVTYSLSRLNELVSPIKTIRLTRDRERDKETMETLLSQGNLVVCPEGTTCREPYLLRFSPLFAEITDDIVPVALDVKVSMFYGTTASGHKYLDPFFHLMNPNPSYFVKILERLPKTETCHGGGKSRIDVANFVQNEIGKALGFTCTSFTRKDKYMILAGNDGVNQKQREFSK